A window of Sphingobacterium kitahiroshimense genomic DNA:
GATAATGCAATCTGTTCATCGATAGATAAAGAATTGTCTAAGCAATCATATAAAACAACAGCATCTAAAGCATGTTTCCACTTTTCAAACAAGGGAAGTATTCCAATACGTAACGAAGCGGTAGGTTTAACTTCTGTAAAGGGCCACAAAGAATCAGAGTTAAATAGATCCCCTAATCCATTAAAACATTGTAAGTACCTTGACTCTGTTGACTGATCAAATAAGATAACTATCACCCTATAAAAATAACAAAAAAAAACTCGATAATGGATATTATCGAGTTTTAATATTGTGCTACCCTTAGGATAACAAAAATTACTTTTTGTTATAACGGCTACGGAATTTATCAATACGACCAGCCGTATCAACCAATTTCATTTTACCAGTATAGAAAGGGTGAGAAGTATGAGAAATCTCCAATTTTACAACTGGATATTCATTACCATCTTCCCAAGTGATTGTCTCTTTTGTATCAACACATGATTTTGTGATGAAAGAATAGTCATTTGACATATCTTTAAACACAACTAATCTGTAATTTGAAGGATGCAAATCTTTTTTCATTTTTATCTTATGATTACGTATATTCAATAATTGAGGTGCAAAGATAATTTATTAAAACCTTATTTGCAAGAATATTCCGTAACAAATATTCCAAATAAGGTATTTATTTTTTACCCTTTACTCCTACTGCAAATATAGTCAATTTTAGCATAAAAAAAGATAATATTTATTCCTTATTTAAGGAATATTGTTTAATTTAAACATAAATTAGAAACTACTTAATTTAACAAGACCACATTATGAGCAAATTAGATGAAAAAATCTCAGCATATATTGCAGAGGCAAAAAAATTAAAACTATCCTTAGAAGACTCTCTTATCGAATCTGTTACAAAAGGGTTAGGTCCTTCTATTTACAAAGCAGATGCTGAAACAATCGCATCTTCTGATCCTGAAGAAATTAAAAGATTAAAAAACAATTTTTTAATCAAAAAATTAGGTCTTACAGATGATGCAAAATTAGATGCGGCTATTGAAGAAGTTTTTACTCAAATTGGCAAATCAAACCGCAACAAATACCGTGCATTAGTATATGCACTGCTTGTTAAGAAATTCAAGAAAGAAAGTTTATACAAATAATTTGAATAAGAGTCATCCAACTCTTATACAAAAATCAATTCACCAAAGAATTCAGGTAAATGAAAATTAGGAGTTGGATGATCTATTTTATTCCAAGATAAAAAGTGAGGTCGAGGTAAATGATCTCCACATTTATAAAAATTAGCAAAAATCTTATTTTCCTTTAAAAAGGAATTTGTAATTTGATTATGTGTAAAAGCTGTAAATGGAATGTACTGAATCAAGCTCCATTTAGAGCCTGTTTGAGTACGCTCAATAGTACTAAATACATCAACTTGATCAATTTGCTCTTCTGTTAATCGCGAGCGCTCAGTCTTCACATTAGTGCCATACCCAATCAACCCTGCTCCAATAGGATTAAACTCAAAATTGTAATAGTGCTCTT
This region includes:
- a CDS encoding type B 50S ribosomal protein L31 — protein: MKKDLHPSNYRLVVFKDMSNDYSFITKSCVDTKETITWEDGNEYPVVKLEISHTSHPFYTGKMKLVDTAGRIDKFRSRYNKK
- a CDS encoding DUF2853 family protein; protein product: MSKLDEKISAYIAEAKKLKLSLEDSLIESVTKGLGPSIYKADAETIASSDPEEIKRLKNNFLIKKLGLTDDAKLDAAIEEVFTQIGKSNRNKYRALVYALLVKKFKKESLYK
- a CDS encoding carbohydrate-binding family 9-like protein, which translates into the protein MTNSIIISSINLENSDLKGYQSLNELLRSTSWNHINVANWNEDYPYIPQAKFRVAYDQKAIIIQYEIEEEVIKAQYHVHNDNIWEDSCVEFFISFDNKEHYYNFEFNPIGAGLIGYGTNVKTERSRLTEEQIDQVDVFSTIERTQTGSKWSLIQYIPFTAFTHNQITNSFLKENKIFANFYKCGDHLPRPHFLSWNKIDHPTPNFHLPEFFGELIFV